The following coding sequences lie in one Rutidosis leptorrhynchoides isolate AG116_Rl617_1_P2 chromosome 4, CSIRO_AGI_Rlap_v1, whole genome shotgun sequence genomic window:
- the LOC139842599 gene encoding uncharacterized protein yields MGGNLNYRPSLGIWYNIIATGDIVEDLGIRFKNSFVKVIGNGRDTSFWHEVWIGQDKLCDAFPRLYRLETFKHASVSMRVYTRGSSNQFSWAWVHQPMGRSIGELEDLERVISDIKISEDNDSWKWSLDGVKQFTVKKLSGLCDEKMQASGSNLVETLRNNLVPKNIEVFVWRLMKKRLPIRIELDKRGIDLHSVLCPLCDDDCETTDHTVLFCSHAHDIWSRVFSW; encoded by the coding sequence ATGGGTGGTAATTTAAATTACCGCCCATCTTTGGGCATTTGGTATAATATTATTGCTACAGGTGACATCGTTGAAGACTTGGGTATCCGATTCAAGAACTCTTTCGTTAAAGTTATTGGGAATGGGAGGGATACATCGTTTTGGCATGAAGTGTGGATCGGGCAAGATAAATTATGTGATGCTTTCCCACGTTTGTATCGTTTAGAAACATTCAAACATGCTTCTGTTTCCATGCGTGTGTATACAAGGGGGAGCTCGAACCAATTTTCTTGGGCTTGGGTCCATCAACCTATGGGTCGTAGCATTGGTGAACTTGAAGACTTGGAACGGGTCATATCGGATATTAAGATTAGTGAGGATAACGATAGTTGGAAGTGGAGCTTAGATGGCGTTAAACAATTCACCGTTAAGAAGTTATCGGGGCTTTGTGACGAAAAAATGCAAGCTTCGGGAAGCAATTTGGTTGAGACACTACGCAATAACTTAGTACCAAAAAATATTGAAGTGTTCGTTTGGCGGCTTATGAAGAAAAGACTACCGATAAGGATTGAGTTGGATAAAAGAGGTATTGATCTTCATAGTGTTCTATGCCCCTTATGTGATGATGATTGTGAGACTACGGATCATACCGTTCTCTTTTGCTCCCATGCGCATGATATTTGGTCTCGGGTTTTTAGTTGGTAG